In Bombus affinis isolate iyBomAffi1 chromosome 8, iyBomAffi1.2, whole genome shotgun sequence, the following proteins share a genomic window:
- the LOC126919519 gene encoding uncharacterized protein LOC126919519 isoform X1, with protein MPASQSAATERRNERMITHEPPKLKTTLKTPPKQATNPLQFVKVGPCSLYRTAQEQLQKVQEVKKIKQEVRDDPEDWQSNLDNWKSSRRKRQEHIIERVVEVKKLELEEHDRQRRRSKTFSEMMEERGSRGRKLSISLAMYHEEDANDLSDLGIGTSSGKSSVSGDTHDDTHSVLSDRDSEIEKNHSDVDNVASESVIHNDITTSSATTTTSATTTTTTTTKKPFGNGFHSSNHSHNNQEYDSATTATISSPEPEEYTYEGAIRGYVSRVSQNIPRRSLVNLDSKLDSTKTSTNGSKTSLNDEGKSTIPVVKVDILKRREIFEKASQKNNENKTNNRLSGDFTGTKSIKERLSNLEKQKHESEHMDKIANKALNRLSGDMSSIRERLSHLEKQTSERENKSSAYRKLSTEELETVRPLRDRLSTLEKYSSSDESSVPGSTAHELRHNGELSARSIKDRLSALDAARSKESADKRSSSVGKHSLCFRDQENRIDTSTPSERSSSPDSEYRVPRAAFHRSLDSLDADASSGPDTFERVQSLEELDYGRRYPASSSSAELLNDTDREDSGIHTADVSCSVSQADEPVDEDIVHTSTIIERQEVIEEKPEEPRDVETTNVTVVEQQSAAVSVNEISTTSASQPDAVVTKKGTADTSGELSTNKSQSQAHIEVTNSSTLRSYPATSRPIVYQSPKVPPRRSPPDMLPKPKLPGPKEHLETKTDSLPAKESNSVACSSKLCANEQDPKFGVDEKVQGASKEDSTKVMASSPVPLDSAVIDTCSLSPVRVAAVPTNLQLESNATSASNCIAKEVPKTITTPVTSPRAASKIPTPLPRKTIGTKSSPTSSTSSLSPPISPSSSKTPSLKARTSNVKSPTNQLSCPKASEIPIPVSSNVSCNSNIPLSPSSNLEQTPLTSFSTKHISSPTFSTKHQVTVGEETLPAEKRRTVMEICEKVVVPQGKTPTTSPVTPFITVDRVNEKPSSATEEPIVIEKADDEEAAAICQPSPPVEHEEHEEKEVTMNGKIEQYELPARNSIKESIDVHDVPESEPSANVPVPVPVPERPTTLTLGKPEIAKMDTMSLLSPDMVSPMSKQILPLNLSSDEEIVAGLAFPLGPPTSVEPPKEKPPPPPVDISDEENLPVEPLKRLNSTRRIKKELRTRRSDFLGIEGVNDDELERELTLTKPPDMAAILAEERRIEQLHRRSYDTDSNYEQDSSHERDSGVELGHVEDWTKQPVSPDMSQHSRQSSEPFGASVTSSEEDEITKKEREIIEVLEKEEQWRYGNNRELNSDLGEKLAHKLRELEEEKMQLERERAQEAALRRQEETLRKNEDNTRKQEETLRKQQQEETARQQEAARAEAEAKRAEEKRQEEELRAQAEQLRIQNEIQEERRVADARRIEEKRIRAMESQIREQENTSLVGAGLNDEEDEFASGEVLRVERELLQLEQEELKRQRNNLAYREQKQLKLAEQLQEQWKSLQDVAHTSANNIQQFKSQQSVNYRSSMPNLQLQDVQRRRPPPPPIPPAKPLRLIEQRQRDVTIRSSRIPSADSIPQQVDAPLRHSASVTTLASHAGQQMSRQTLQALSAVPRPRIVQGDQWVQRRKSDVPRGAHDLNYQHWLIQEAEQRRISEKNQRSPPRKPQMHVTGTSVPYAMTPTRSDSKPLPDSIIQTLTQRVQNRAQEKPLPPRRRLEHSTSQEHLSALQHQPQQHVMQPQKPQQPPTINNENQEKMLSVSGKKKCSHCGDELGRGAAMIIESLRLFYHMECFKCCVCHVRLGDGLMGTDVRVRNQKLHCHNCYSSDDGVKFSCV; from the exons ATGCCTGCCTCGCAGTCCGCCGCCACAGAGCGGCGAAACGAGAGGATG aTCACACACGAGCCGCCAAAATTAAAAACGACCCTGAAAACGCCTCCTAAACAAGCAACCAACCCTCTTCAGTTTGTTAAAGTTGGACCATGCTCTTTATATCGTACAGCTCAAGAACAATTGCAAAAAGTCCAGGAagtaaagaaaataaaacaagaagTTCGCGATGATCCCGAGGATTGGCAATCG AATTTGGACAATTGGAAGAGTAGTCGAAGGAAGCGTCAGGAACACATCATTGAACGTGTGGTTGAGGTTAAGAAACTCGAACTGGAGGAACACGATCGACAGCGTCGTCGGAGCAAGACTTTCTCAGAAATGATGGAAGAGAGAGGCAGTAGGGGTCGGAAACTGAGCATCAGCTTGGCCATGTACCACGAGGAAGATGCCAATGATCTGAGTGACCTTGGTATAGGAACCAGCAGCGGAAAGAGCTCGGTTAGCGGCGATACGCACGATGACACGCACAGTGTCTTG AGCGACAGAGATAGCGAAATAGAGAAGAATCACTCGGACGTGGACAACGTGGCAAGCGAGAGCGTGATCCACAATGATATCACGACATCATCAGCGACCACAACGACGTCagcgacaacgacgacgacgacgacgacgaagaaacCGTTCGGGAACGGATTTCACAGCAGCAACCATAGTCACAACAATCAGGAGTACGATTCAGCGACAACAGCGACGATCAGCTCCCCAGAACCAGAGGAATATACGTACGAGGGTGCGATTCGCGGTTACGTGTCTCGAGTGTCTCAAAATATACCAAGGCGATCATTGGTCAACCTGGACTCAAAACTCGACAGCACCAAGACATCAACGAACGGTTCAAAGACGAGTTTAAACGACGAAGGTAAATCCACCATACCGGTGGTGAAGGTCGATATCCTGAAGAGGCGAGAGATCTTTGAGAAAGCCTCGCAGAAGAACAACGAGAACAAAACGAacaacaggctctccggagatTTTACCGGCACGAAATCTATCAAGGAACGACTATCGAACCTAGAAAAACAGAAACACGAGTCGGAGCATATGGATAAGATCGCGAATAAAGCGTTAAACAGACTGTCCGGTGACATGAGCTCGATCCGCGAAAGATTATCTCATCTGGAGAAGCAGACGTCGGAAAGAGAGAACAAAAGTTCTGCGTATCGTAAGCTGAGCACCGAAGAATTGGAGACAGTCAGACCGCTACGGGATAGATTGTCCACTTTGGAAAAATACAGCAGCAGCGACGAGTCATCGGTACCTGGCAGTACCGCTCACGAGTTACGACATAATGGCGAGCTGTCCGCCAGATCGATAAAGGATCGTTTGAGCGCCTTGGACGCGGCCAGGAGCAAAGAATCAGCCGATAAGAGATCATCCTCCGTAGGAAAACACTCGTTGTGCTTCCGGGATCAAGAGAATAGAATCGATACCTCGACTCCTAGTGAGAGAAGCTCGTCGCCTGACTCAGAGTATCGCGTGCCAAGAGCCGCCTTCCATAGAAGCCTGGATTCTCTGGACGCGGATGCTTCCAGCGGTCCCGACACGTTCGAAAGAGTGCAAAGCTTGGAGGAACTCGATTACGGCAGACGTTATCCGGCGTCGTCGTCATCCGCCGAATTGTTAAACGATACCGATCGCGAGGATTCAGGGATTCACACGGCTGACGTCAGCTGCTCCGTGAGTCAAGCGGACGAACCAGTCGATGAAGACATCGTGCACACTAGCACGATTATCGAGCGACAGGAGGTGATCGAGGAGAAACCGGAGGAACCTCGCGACGTCGAGACAACGAACGTAACTGTCGTTGAACAGCAAAGCGCCGCTGTATCTGTGAACGAAATCTCGACGACTTCTGCCAGCCAACCTGACGCAGTAGTAACAAAGAAG GGTACTGCTGACACTTCTGGGGAACTGTCGACTAACAAATCACAATCGCAGGCACACATAGAAGTTACTAACTCTAGTACACTTCGTTCCTATCCTGCTACGAGTCGCCCGATCGTGTATCAAAGTCCCAAAGTACCTCCGCGACGATCACCTCCCGATATGCTTCCCAAACCAAAGTTGCCTGGCCCCAAAGAACATTTAGAAACTAAAACAGATTCTCTGCCCGCTAAAGAATCGAATTCTGTCGCGTGCAGTAGCAAACTTTGCGCGAACGAGCAGGATCCGAAATTCGGCGTCGACGAAAAGGTTCAGGGTGCCTCAAAAGAGGATTCAACCAAAGTTATGGCTTCGTCTCCAGTACCATTAGACTCTGCCGTTATAGACACTTGTTCACTGTCACCTGTTAGAGTGGCAGCTGTTCCGACGAACCTTCAATTAGAGTCTAACGCTACCTCAGCTTCGAACTGTATCGCGAAAGAAGTTCCAAAGACTATAACGACACCAGTCACGTCTCCACGGGCAGCATCAAAGATTCCCACTCCGCTTCCTCGAAAAACGATAGGCACTAAATCATCCCCCACCAGTTCTACCTCCTCTCTGAGTCCGCCCATTTCACCATCCTCCTCTAAAACACCATCATTAAAAGCTAGAACGTCAAATGTTAAGAGTCCAACCAATCAGTTGTCTTGTCCAAAAGCATCAGAAATACCAATCCCCGTTAGTTCTAATGTATCATGTAATTCGAATATTCCCCTGTCACCATCCTCGAATCTCGAACAAACACCATTGACATCCTTCAGCACGAAACATATCTCGTCCCCAACGTTCAGCACGAAACACCAGGTGACGGTGGGTGAAGAGACACTGCCTGCAGAAAAACGCCGAACGGTGATGGAAATTTGCGAAAAGGTGGTGGTACCTCAGGGCAAGACACCTACGACATCTCCAGTGACGCCATTCATCACCGTGGATCGCGTCAATGAGAAGCCGAGCTCAGCGACTGAG GAACCGATCGTTATCGAGAAAGCGGACGACGAGGAGGCAGCGGCGATTTGCCAGCCGAGCCCGCCAGTCGAACACGAAGAGCACGAGGAAAAGGAAGTGACGATGAACGGGAAGATCGAGCAGTACGAGCTACCGGCACGAAACTCGATCAAGGAGTCGATCGACGTGCACGACGTACCTGAAAGCGAGCCGTCCGCGAACGTCCCTGTCCCTGTGCCTGTGCCTGAAAGACCGACGACCTTGACCCTTGGCAAACCGGAAATCGCCAAGATGGATACGATGAGCCTCCTTAGCCCCGATATGGTATCGCCCATGTCTAAACAG ATTTTGCCGCTAAATTTATCAAGCGACGAGGAAATAGTCGCCGGTTTGGCGTTTCCTCTGGGGCCACCAACCAGCGTGGAGCCTCCGAAAGAGaaaccaccaccaccaccagtGGACATCAGCGACGAAGAAAATCTTCCAGTGGAACCTCTAAAAAGATTGAATTCTACTCGCAGAATAAAGAAGGAACTACGCACGAGGCGCTCTGATTTTCTTGGAATCGAAGGG GTAAACGATGACGAACTGGAACGCGAGTTGACTCTAACAAAGCCACCGGACATGGCTGCGATTCTGGCGGAGGAAAGACGCATCGAACAGCTTCATCGTCGCTCGTACGACACAGACAGCAACTACGAGCAGGATTCCAGCCACGAAAGAGATTCAGGGGTCGAACTGGGCCACGTCGAAGACTGGACGAAGCAACCGGTCAGTCCCGATATGTCTCAACATAGTCGCCAAAGCAGTGAGCCATTCGGCGCCAGCGTCACCTCTTCCGAAGAAGACGAGATcacaaaaaaagaaagggagatcaTCGAGGTCCTTGAGAAAGAGGAACAGTGGCGGTACGGCAACAATCGTGAGCTGAACAG TGACTTGGGCGAGAAATTGGCGCACAAACTGCGCGAGCTCGAAGAGGAGAAGATGCAACTAGAACGGGAACGCGCCCAGGAAGCGGCCTTACGTCGACAGGAAGAGACACTAAGGAAGAACGAGGACAACACACGCAAGCAGGAGGAGACGTTGCGGAAACAACAGCAGGAGGAGACCGCGAGGCAGCAGGAAGCGGCGAGGGCTGAAGCAGAGGCGAAGCGTGCCGAAGAGAAAAGACAAGAGGAGGAGTTGAGAGCGCAGGCGGAACAGCTTAGGATTCAAAATGAGATTCAGGAGGAGAGAAGAGTAGCTGATGCTCGTCGCATAGAAGAGAAACGTATCAGGGCCATGGAGAGCCAAATTCGTGAACAAGAG AACACGTCATTGGTTGGTGCTGGTTTGAACGACGAAGAAGACGAATTTGCTTCCGGG GAAGTCCTCAGAGTGGAAAGGGAGTTGCTGCAGTTAGAACAAGAAGAATTAAAGCGCCAACGAAACAACTTGGCGTATCGCGAACAAAAGCAGCTTAAATTGGCAGAACAATTGCAAGAACAATGGAAATCCTTGCAAGATGTCGCGCATACGTCTGCGAACAATATCCAACAGTTCAAGAGTCAACAATCGGTGAATTATAGATCGTCGATGCCAAATCTTCAACTTCAAGACGTGCAAAGAAGAAGACCTCCGCCTCCTCCTATACCACCAGCCAAACCGCTGCGTTTAATAGAACAGAGGCAAAGGGACGTTACCATCAG GAGCAGCAGAATTCCGTCAGCAGATTCGATCCCTCAGCAAGTGGATGCTCCTTTGCGACACAGTGCATCGGTTACAACACTCGCGAGCCATGCTGGTCAACAGATGAGCAGGCAAACATTGCAAGCTCTCAGTGCAGTTCCTCGACCACGAATCGTTCAAGGCGATCAATGGGTTCAACGAAGGAAGAGCGACGTGCCACGAGGCGCTCACGATTTGAATTACCAGCATTGGCTTATTCAg GAAGCAGAACAAAGAAGGATTAGTGAAAAGAATCAACGATCGCCACCGCGGAAACCTCAAATGCACGTAACAGGGACGTCGGTTCCTTATGCTATGACTCCTACCAGGTCGGACAGTAAACCATTGCCTGACTCTATCATACAAACCCTTACGCAAAGAGTGCAGAATAGAGCGCAGGAGAAACCTCTTCCGCCAAGAAGAAG atTAGAACATAGTACCAGCCAGGAGCATCTCTCTGCGTTGCAACATCAACCGCAGCAACATGTTATGCAGCCTCAAAAACCTCAGCAACCGCCTACGATAAATAACGAGAATCAGGAGAAAATGTTAAGCGTTAGTGGGAAAAAAAAATGCTCGCATTGTGGAGATGAATTAG GTCGAGGCGCTGCGATGATTATCGAAAGCTTGCGGCTGTTCTATCACATGGAATGTTTCAAATGCTGCGTGTGTCATGTTCGGCTCGGTGACGGATTAATGGGAACAGACGTGCGCGTTAGGAATCAAAAGCTTCACTGCCATAACTGCTACTCCAGTGACGACG GTGTCAAGTTCAGTTGCGTGTGA
- the LOC126919519 gene encoding uncharacterized protein LOC126919519 isoform X2 — protein sequence MPASQSAATERRNERMITHEPPKLKTTLKTPPKQATNPLQFVKVGPCSLYRTAQEQLQKVQEVKKIKQEVRDDPEDWQSNLDNWKSSRRKRQEHIIERVVEVKKLELEEHDRQRRRSKTFSEMMEERGSRGRKLSISLAMYHEEDANDLSDLGIGTSSGKSSVSGDTHDDTHSVLSDRDSEIEKNHSDVDNVASESVIHNDITTSSATTTTSATTTTTTTTKKPFGNGFHSSNHSHNNQEYDSATTATISSPEPEEYTYEGAIRGYVSRVSQNIPRRSLVNLDSKLDSTKTSTNGSKTSLNDEGKSTIPVVKVDILKRREIFEKASQKNNENKTNNRLSGDFTGTKSIKERLSNLEKQKHESEHMDKIANKALNRLSGDMSSIRERLSHLEKQTSERENKSSAYRKLSTEELETVRPLRDRLSTLEKYSSSDESSVPGSTAHELRHNGELSARSIKDRLSALDAARSKESADKRSSSVGKHSLCFRDQENRIDTSTPSERSSSPDSEYRVPRAAFHRSLDSLDADASSGPDTFERVQSLEELDYGRRYPASSSSAELLNDTDREDSGIHTADVSCSVSQADEPVDEDIVHTSTIIERQEVIEEKPEEPRDVETTNVTVVEQQSAAVSVNEISTTSASQPDAVVTKKGTADTSGELSTNKSQSQAHIEVTNSSTLRSYPATSRPIVYQSPKVPPRRSPPDMLPKPKLPGPKEHLETKTDSLPAKESNSVACSSKLCANEQDPKFGVDEKVQGASKEDSTKVMASSPVPLDSAVIDTCSLSPVRVAAVPTNLQLESNATSASNCIAKEVPKTITTPVTSPRAASKIPTPLPRKTIGTKSSPTSSTSSLSPPISPSSSKTPSLKARTSNVKSPTNQLSCPKASEIPIPVSSNVSCNSNIPLSPSSNLEQTPLTSFSTKHISSPTFSTKHQVTVGEETLPAEKRRTVMEICEKVVVPQGKTPTTSPVTPFITVDRVNEKPSSATEEPIVIEKADDEEAAAICQPSPPVEHEEHEEKEVTMNGKIEQYELPARNSIKESIDVHDVPESEPSANVPVPVPVPERPTTLTLGKPEIAKMDTMSLLSPDMVSPMSKQILPLNLSSDEEIVAGLAFPLGPPTSVEPPKEKPPPPPVDISDEENLPVEPLKRLNSTRRIKKELRTRRSDFLGIEGVNDDELERELTLTKPPDMAAILAEERRIEQLHRRSYDTDSNYEQDSSHERDSGVELGHVEDWTKQPVSPDMSQHSRQSSEPFGASVTSSEEDEITKKEREIIEVLEKEEQWRYGNNRELNSDLGEKLAHKLRELEEEKMQLERERAQEAALRRQEETLRKNEDNTRKQEETLRKQQQEETARQQEAARAEAEAKRAEEKRQEEELRAQAEQLRIQNEIQEERRVADARRIEEKRIRAMESQIREQEEVLRVERELLQLEQEELKRQRNNLAYREQKQLKLAEQLQEQWKSLQDVAHTSANNIQQFKSQQSVNYRSSMPNLQLQDVQRRRPPPPPIPPAKPLRLIEQRQRDVTIRSSRIPSADSIPQQVDAPLRHSASVTTLASHAGQQMSRQTLQALSAVPRPRIVQGDQWVQRRKSDVPRGAHDLNYQHWLIQEAEQRRISEKNQRSPPRKPQMHVTGTSVPYAMTPTRSDSKPLPDSIIQTLTQRVQNRAQEKPLPPRRRLEHSTSQEHLSALQHQPQQHVMQPQKPQQPPTINNENQEKMLSVSGKKKCSHCGDELGRGAAMIIESLRLFYHMECFKCCVCHVRLGDGLMGTDVRVRNQKLHCHNCYSSDDGVKFSCV from the exons ATGCCTGCCTCGCAGTCCGCCGCCACAGAGCGGCGAAACGAGAGGATG aTCACACACGAGCCGCCAAAATTAAAAACGACCCTGAAAACGCCTCCTAAACAAGCAACCAACCCTCTTCAGTTTGTTAAAGTTGGACCATGCTCTTTATATCGTACAGCTCAAGAACAATTGCAAAAAGTCCAGGAagtaaagaaaataaaacaagaagTTCGCGATGATCCCGAGGATTGGCAATCG AATTTGGACAATTGGAAGAGTAGTCGAAGGAAGCGTCAGGAACACATCATTGAACGTGTGGTTGAGGTTAAGAAACTCGAACTGGAGGAACACGATCGACAGCGTCGTCGGAGCAAGACTTTCTCAGAAATGATGGAAGAGAGAGGCAGTAGGGGTCGGAAACTGAGCATCAGCTTGGCCATGTACCACGAGGAAGATGCCAATGATCTGAGTGACCTTGGTATAGGAACCAGCAGCGGAAAGAGCTCGGTTAGCGGCGATACGCACGATGACACGCACAGTGTCTTG AGCGACAGAGATAGCGAAATAGAGAAGAATCACTCGGACGTGGACAACGTGGCAAGCGAGAGCGTGATCCACAATGATATCACGACATCATCAGCGACCACAACGACGTCagcgacaacgacgacgacgacgacgacgaagaaacCGTTCGGGAACGGATTTCACAGCAGCAACCATAGTCACAACAATCAGGAGTACGATTCAGCGACAACAGCGACGATCAGCTCCCCAGAACCAGAGGAATATACGTACGAGGGTGCGATTCGCGGTTACGTGTCTCGAGTGTCTCAAAATATACCAAGGCGATCATTGGTCAACCTGGACTCAAAACTCGACAGCACCAAGACATCAACGAACGGTTCAAAGACGAGTTTAAACGACGAAGGTAAATCCACCATACCGGTGGTGAAGGTCGATATCCTGAAGAGGCGAGAGATCTTTGAGAAAGCCTCGCAGAAGAACAACGAGAACAAAACGAacaacaggctctccggagatTTTACCGGCACGAAATCTATCAAGGAACGACTATCGAACCTAGAAAAACAGAAACACGAGTCGGAGCATATGGATAAGATCGCGAATAAAGCGTTAAACAGACTGTCCGGTGACATGAGCTCGATCCGCGAAAGATTATCTCATCTGGAGAAGCAGACGTCGGAAAGAGAGAACAAAAGTTCTGCGTATCGTAAGCTGAGCACCGAAGAATTGGAGACAGTCAGACCGCTACGGGATAGATTGTCCACTTTGGAAAAATACAGCAGCAGCGACGAGTCATCGGTACCTGGCAGTACCGCTCACGAGTTACGACATAATGGCGAGCTGTCCGCCAGATCGATAAAGGATCGTTTGAGCGCCTTGGACGCGGCCAGGAGCAAAGAATCAGCCGATAAGAGATCATCCTCCGTAGGAAAACACTCGTTGTGCTTCCGGGATCAAGAGAATAGAATCGATACCTCGACTCCTAGTGAGAGAAGCTCGTCGCCTGACTCAGAGTATCGCGTGCCAAGAGCCGCCTTCCATAGAAGCCTGGATTCTCTGGACGCGGATGCTTCCAGCGGTCCCGACACGTTCGAAAGAGTGCAAAGCTTGGAGGAACTCGATTACGGCAGACGTTATCCGGCGTCGTCGTCATCCGCCGAATTGTTAAACGATACCGATCGCGAGGATTCAGGGATTCACACGGCTGACGTCAGCTGCTCCGTGAGTCAAGCGGACGAACCAGTCGATGAAGACATCGTGCACACTAGCACGATTATCGAGCGACAGGAGGTGATCGAGGAGAAACCGGAGGAACCTCGCGACGTCGAGACAACGAACGTAACTGTCGTTGAACAGCAAAGCGCCGCTGTATCTGTGAACGAAATCTCGACGACTTCTGCCAGCCAACCTGACGCAGTAGTAACAAAGAAG GGTACTGCTGACACTTCTGGGGAACTGTCGACTAACAAATCACAATCGCAGGCACACATAGAAGTTACTAACTCTAGTACACTTCGTTCCTATCCTGCTACGAGTCGCCCGATCGTGTATCAAAGTCCCAAAGTACCTCCGCGACGATCACCTCCCGATATGCTTCCCAAACCAAAGTTGCCTGGCCCCAAAGAACATTTAGAAACTAAAACAGATTCTCTGCCCGCTAAAGAATCGAATTCTGTCGCGTGCAGTAGCAAACTTTGCGCGAACGAGCAGGATCCGAAATTCGGCGTCGACGAAAAGGTTCAGGGTGCCTCAAAAGAGGATTCAACCAAAGTTATGGCTTCGTCTCCAGTACCATTAGACTCTGCCGTTATAGACACTTGTTCACTGTCACCTGTTAGAGTGGCAGCTGTTCCGACGAACCTTCAATTAGAGTCTAACGCTACCTCAGCTTCGAACTGTATCGCGAAAGAAGTTCCAAAGACTATAACGACACCAGTCACGTCTCCACGGGCAGCATCAAAGATTCCCACTCCGCTTCCTCGAAAAACGATAGGCACTAAATCATCCCCCACCAGTTCTACCTCCTCTCTGAGTCCGCCCATTTCACCATCCTCCTCTAAAACACCATCATTAAAAGCTAGAACGTCAAATGTTAAGAGTCCAACCAATCAGTTGTCTTGTCCAAAAGCATCAGAAATACCAATCCCCGTTAGTTCTAATGTATCATGTAATTCGAATATTCCCCTGTCACCATCCTCGAATCTCGAACAAACACCATTGACATCCTTCAGCACGAAACATATCTCGTCCCCAACGTTCAGCACGAAACACCAGGTGACGGTGGGTGAAGAGACACTGCCTGCAGAAAAACGCCGAACGGTGATGGAAATTTGCGAAAAGGTGGTGGTACCTCAGGGCAAGACACCTACGACATCTCCAGTGACGCCATTCATCACCGTGGATCGCGTCAATGAGAAGCCGAGCTCAGCGACTGAG GAACCGATCGTTATCGAGAAAGCGGACGACGAGGAGGCAGCGGCGATTTGCCAGCCGAGCCCGCCAGTCGAACACGAAGAGCACGAGGAAAAGGAAGTGACGATGAACGGGAAGATCGAGCAGTACGAGCTACCGGCACGAAACTCGATCAAGGAGTCGATCGACGTGCACGACGTACCTGAAAGCGAGCCGTCCGCGAACGTCCCTGTCCCTGTGCCTGTGCCTGAAAGACCGACGACCTTGACCCTTGGCAAACCGGAAATCGCCAAGATGGATACGATGAGCCTCCTTAGCCCCGATATGGTATCGCCCATGTCTAAACAG ATTTTGCCGCTAAATTTATCAAGCGACGAGGAAATAGTCGCCGGTTTGGCGTTTCCTCTGGGGCCACCAACCAGCGTGGAGCCTCCGAAAGAGaaaccaccaccaccaccagtGGACATCAGCGACGAAGAAAATCTTCCAGTGGAACCTCTAAAAAGATTGAATTCTACTCGCAGAATAAAGAAGGAACTACGCACGAGGCGCTCTGATTTTCTTGGAATCGAAGGG GTAAACGATGACGAACTGGAACGCGAGTTGACTCTAACAAAGCCACCGGACATGGCTGCGATTCTGGCGGAGGAAAGACGCATCGAACAGCTTCATCGTCGCTCGTACGACACAGACAGCAACTACGAGCAGGATTCCAGCCACGAAAGAGATTCAGGGGTCGAACTGGGCCACGTCGAAGACTGGACGAAGCAACCGGTCAGTCCCGATATGTCTCAACATAGTCGCCAAAGCAGTGAGCCATTCGGCGCCAGCGTCACCTCTTCCGAAGAAGACGAGATcacaaaaaaagaaagggagatcaTCGAGGTCCTTGAGAAAGAGGAACAGTGGCGGTACGGCAACAATCGTGAGCTGAACAG TGACTTGGGCGAGAAATTGGCGCACAAACTGCGCGAGCTCGAAGAGGAGAAGATGCAACTAGAACGGGAACGCGCCCAGGAAGCGGCCTTACGTCGACAGGAAGAGACACTAAGGAAGAACGAGGACAACACACGCAAGCAGGAGGAGACGTTGCGGAAACAACAGCAGGAGGAGACCGCGAGGCAGCAGGAAGCGGCGAGGGCTGAAGCAGAGGCGAAGCGTGCCGAAGAGAAAAGACAAGAGGAGGAGTTGAGAGCGCAGGCGGAACAGCTTAGGATTCAAAATGAGATTCAGGAGGAGAGAAGAGTAGCTGATGCTCGTCGCATAGAAGAGAAACGTATCAGGGCCATGGAGAGCCAAATTCGTGAACAAGAG GAAGTCCTCAGAGTGGAAAGGGAGTTGCTGCAGTTAGAACAAGAAGAATTAAAGCGCCAACGAAACAACTTGGCGTATCGCGAACAAAAGCAGCTTAAATTGGCAGAACAATTGCAAGAACAATGGAAATCCTTGCAAGATGTCGCGCATACGTCTGCGAACAATATCCAACAGTTCAAGAGTCAACAATCGGTGAATTATAGATCGTCGATGCCAAATCTTCAACTTCAAGACGTGCAAAGAAGAAGACCTCCGCCTCCTCCTATACCACCAGCCAAACCGCTGCGTTTAATAGAACAGAGGCAAAGGGACGTTACCATCAG GAGCAGCAGAATTCCGTCAGCAGATTCGATCCCTCAGCAAGTGGATGCTCCTTTGCGACACAGTGCATCGGTTACAACACTCGCGAGCCATGCTGGTCAACAGATGAGCAGGCAAACATTGCAAGCTCTCAGTGCAGTTCCTCGACCACGAATCGTTCAAGGCGATCAATGGGTTCAACGAAGGAAGAGCGACGTGCCACGAGGCGCTCACGATTTGAATTACCAGCATTGGCTTATTCAg GAAGCAGAACAAAGAAGGATTAGTGAAAAGAATCAACGATCGCCACCGCGGAAACCTCAAATGCACGTAACAGGGACGTCGGTTCCTTATGCTATGACTCCTACCAGGTCGGACAGTAAACCATTGCCTGACTCTATCATACAAACCCTTACGCAAAGAGTGCAGAATAGAGCGCAGGAGAAACCTCTTCCGCCAAGAAGAAG atTAGAACATAGTACCAGCCAGGAGCATCTCTCTGCGTTGCAACATCAACCGCAGCAACATGTTATGCAGCCTCAAAAACCTCAGCAACCGCCTACGATAAATAACGAGAATCAGGAGAAAATGTTAAGCGTTAGTGGGAAAAAAAAATGCTCGCATTGTGGAGATGAATTAG GTCGAGGCGCTGCGATGATTATCGAAAGCTTGCGGCTGTTCTATCACATGGAATGTTTCAAATGCTGCGTGTGTCATGTTCGGCTCGGTGACGGATTAATGGGAACAGACGTGCGCGTTAGGAATCAAAAGCTTCACTGCCATAACTGCTACTCCAGTGACGACG GTGTCAAGTTCAGTTGCGTGTGA